The Leopardus geoffroyi isolate Oge1 chromosome C1, O.geoffroyi_Oge1_pat1.0, whole genome shotgun sequence sequence TGTGGGAATGAAATCGTTGAGAACCAAAAGTTGCACCACCTTGGAAATCCTAGCACATTACAACAAGACAGAGCTTTACAGGTGTTACTCCAACCCGGTCAAGATTGTCAGACTCCCTGGACCTCTGCTGTTGATGATTCAGTAATTTCTCCCTGTGGATATTCACATCATAGAAGCCTACAAAATACCCCCAACCCAGCCTTAGATGTTTCCGTTACTACCCCGAGGATTACAGCCAGAGATCATGAAGCAGTGGATGAGATCTCCCTAAAAGCTGCTGATGACAGCACCACAAATAACTCATGTTTTCCCAGCATAGAAGGAACACGTCCTGAGTTGGTGATGGATGCGGCAAGTGACAGAGTCACGGTTCATCAGACGGTGGACGTTTGCGCTGACTTTAGGGCTTGTTTCACAACCAGCAGGGCAACGAGTGCGAGACCTTCTGTGGTATCTGCGTCAAGCAATACAGACATAACCATGATGAACAAAAGGCGGCCTGGGGAGTGGCAGGGTGAGAGACACAGAAGTGTGGCCTGTAATACAGATGGGCCACACAGCCAAGATCATGAAGACACGCCAGTGATGATGAGCAGAGGACCACTGGGGAACTCTCTCTcagttgacagttcagagcctaatGGAAATCTCCTAAACAAGGTAAAGCCAGTGTAACtcataagaaaattttatttgaccTTATATGAAGGCAGTGTATGTTATAATTCAGCAAATTATGATGGGGGTTCCTGAGGCTTTTGTGAGAAAATGCCGGATGAGGGGAAACGGTGAACAGATTGCTACCAAACTCTAGCCGTCTTTGGCGGCAGCTATTGATGCAAAGTCGGTTAGAAATTGGATTTTACGTTTTACCAGTTGGGAACTCCAGATACGACGTATGTTGTTTGTCATATCTttctaatttagttttaaaacatgttttccaGGATTCCCTGGAATTAAGTGAAACATCTGCTATCATAGACTTAAAGAAACATCCTGAAAGGTAAGTCAGATGtagaaacttaacagatatacATGGGGAAGAGAATCAGAagaataatttgcttttttgtaAGGTATTTAACCATATAGAATAATAGCTAAAGAAGACCTTAAGAGATCATCTGCTTCAGCCATTTGCTTTCgaacaaataaatattaggaTAACATATAATGTTAAAGCTTTTCACTTACTAAGGTTCAGTCTCAGTGATTCCTTCAGAAACTCACGGCGTCTTATTCAATTTATTCTACCCAAATCTGCATGAATTTAAGtactccattttctttcattttctaccCCTATAGACTAAAACAAAATAGCACCGATGAAAACCTTCACACATTGGAAGAAGTAAATAGCTACTTTCACTGGAGTATTTTAATCTTGATTTTAATTCGTTGTGTAATTTATTCTGCATCCGTGGAGAACCGCGTTGCGGGtttggaggggaaaggggaagtcTCTCAGAAGCCAAGCTAGTTGTCATGCTCTGAGgtcatttactttttccttccttcattcttcgTTCTCCTAATGAGTTTAATCTGGTATCCAGTCCTCTAAAATTAAATGGAAGCGCTCATTTCCCATGGCAGAGGTGTTGAGAACGGCAGGAAGTGACAACCAGTAGCAagggaagaattatttttttttttaattttttttttcaacgtttatttatttttgggacagagagagacagagcatgaacgggggaggggcagagagagagggagacacagaatcggaaacaggctccaggctctgagccatcagcccagagcccgacgcggggctcgaactcccggaccgcgagatcgtgacctggctgaagtcggacgcttaaccgactgcgccacccaggcgccccaagggaagaATTATTAACCAAGAACTATTAACGTTCGAAAAATAATAGTGAGTTGAGGCTTTTTGATCTATTTACAGTAAAATATTTGCTTATGATAATGACCCTTAATTAATAAACATGTAAATCACGTCTGTatgaaagagagaacacatttAAGAACCGTTTCCATCCAGAATGCTcgcaactttaaaaaatgtgggtCAAGGCTTGATTTAGGTTGAAAATCTTCTGATTATGGATGAATAAAATTGATACTTTACTTTGGAATCCTTTTTCGGTAAAAGAAAGCGTACATCGGAAAATTTTTTACTTCTCTGACTTTTAGAAAGAGTATGTTTAGCTTCGActtgacatccttgtcttctgaAGCTATGCTGTGTTCGTGCGGCCTTTCCGTCCATAGTAGCAATTGATCGAAGCCtggcaggaaaagggaaggaatgtTAAAATGTTTCAGAGGCGCGTCTTACCAGAGCAAGATGTTTGGAATCTGACCTAACCCAGTCTTGTATTTTCCAGGGAATCTCCGCCTTGGGAAGAGGCGGGGCGGGGTTTGGCCTCCCGGTGCTGTGAGGACGCGAGGCGAAGAGCCGCGAGGGCAGAGCTGCACCTCCTGCACCTTCACTACCAGATGTGTCAGCGCCACTGCAGGGACATTTACAAGCTTGTCGCGAGAAACAGGGAGGGATCCAGCAGGTGATTGTTCCTTGTAGATCTGTATCTTGGAAATTTACCGCAAGCTTTAGATGTACACCAGAAAGCATCCTTAGTTTCTCTTTTCGAAAGGCAGAATGAGGGGGAGGTCGTATCCGGTTCTGTTAGCTGGCCCGGGGGTAGTGGACTTCCAAAAGGAATACGTCGCGACTTCGCGGAGAGGCGGCAGCGTATGTTGGGAGGAGGCGTCCGGCCAAAAGATAGAGCTGACgggctgttgttgctgttgtttcatAAAGTCCCAAGTGTGGCTGAAGTCAGTTGGAGGGTTTTGCGTGACATTCTACCACATCCTCTCTAGCCTGTATGTGGAGGGTTGCTGTGCCGCCCCTAGAAAAACATCTTCTTtggttccttttcttttactaacCATTtcgaagaaaaaaaatctgtatagaTCTGGTGGAGTTCGAACTCGGGGTGTAACATAATCCAATAGTGTTCAGTGGATGACCTATGCCTAAGTGGTTTTGTAAATTGAACTTCTGAACAGGAACCTATGGAGTAATTGTGCTAAGAAGCAATTAGGATCGGCACTACTGTCTGTTTGGGGAGACTTGAAGGTTAGGTATGAGAGCTTGAAGGACAGAATACACAAGGGCAGGCCGCTGGAGGAGCTGCCCCCGCTGTCTGTGGAATCGAAGTTACTATCGACCTTTTCTACTTTGGCTTTCACggtatgtttgtctgttttagaATTCAGATTTTACTTCATTTACACAGAATACATCTTAAACTAAGAGATTGTTCTTCCCTTTGCTCTCTTTCCAGCTAATGAAAGAGGAATCACACGTGTAAGTTATGGTTTCATCCAATGTAGAATTCATTAGATCTTAAAAACTGCTTAATTCGGTtaactttcacttttcttttggttctttttcagaACATTGACAGATTCCTTAACGAAGTGTTTCTCTGTTTAGCTTTTCAGGAGGAGATTCTGAACTAGATAATCAAAATACATGTGATGTTGACGTCCCTTCACGGCTAAAAATGACTCCGTCtcaagtgagatttttaaaaagtagttgatCGGGgtaaatctttaattttatggCTTAAGCAAAGAAAACTGCAATGTTCGGAAGCTCTCACGTCTTTCTTTTCACTCAGCTCACTTTGTGTACTACCATTTGAGGGACGTAACTGGTTAGAAGGAACTTAATGTCCTGATCAGACCGATGTCAGTAGCGTATGTTCAGTGGGGTGACCATATATAACTTAGTGTCAAACCAGGAGACTTCTGAGGGTGGAAGGCAGTGACGTTAATGACTCACTGTGACAGTAGGTGTAAACCTGAACTACATCGGGCAGACCAGGCCATGTGGCCACCATCATAGTGTGACCCAGGGtggttaaaactaaaaaattgttGCCCGTATCTCAGGAGGTAAAGTAATATCTCCTTCATTTTAGACCAGGCAGAGGTTTAATTCCTTCATgactgaaatgataaaaatagtttttaaatgccTTCCGTAggttttctccatctcttttgtTCCCCTAAGGAATTGTCTGTCAGATGGCAGTCTGTGCGAGAGCACTCTGCAAATTGTGAAGTGATACAGAAACACAGGTTATGGTCCATCGTCAAGTGAGGCAATGGCGTAGAAAAGctaaagtttatttctgttttctgcttttgctCTTAACCCTGAGGTTATATTATTTGAGTAGTCTTAAATAAAAAGATGCATTTCGAGGCCAAAAGTAAAATACTTAATATTGAGTTATATACTTCTCTATTAACACATGATTAAAAGCAAATTACTTTAGCAAATGATGTGTTCCATTGTCTGCTTGTTTAAACAAATCTCAGTTATCCACAAACTTAACAGATCTACAGCCAGATTTTTACATCCTCACATTTCTCACATAGTTTGTTAAAACATGTTAATTTAGTAATATATAATGTTctggaggattttttttcatcattgtagTGGGAACAGTGATATAACCTGCTTATTTGGGGACAACAgtattgtctttaaaaatacaagatgcagttggtgggaatgtaaaacgggtgcagccgctctggaaaacagcatgaagtttcctcaaaaaattaaaactccatctaccctatgacccagcaatagcactgctaggaatgtacccaggggatccaggagtgctgatgcataagggcacttgtaccccaacgtttatagcagcactttcagcaatagccagattatggaaagagcctaaatgtccaccaactgacaaatggctaaagaagaggtggtttatatataccacggaatactacttggcagtgagaaagaatgaaatctggccatttgcagcaatatggctggaactggagggtattgtgctaagtgaaataagtcaggcagagaaagacagataccatatgttttcactcatatggatcctgagaaacttaacagaagaccatgggggaggggaagggggaaaaaaaagttacagagagggaaggaggcaaaccataagagactcttaaaaactgagaacaaactgagggttgattggggggtggaggagaggggagagtgggtgatatCAGGGCAGGTAAgagggcacctcttgggatgagccctgagtgttgtatggaaaccagtttgacagtaaattatatttaataaaaaaaaatattagaaaaaataaataaaaatactaggtGCAGATATAAcaatttttataatcttaatttGGGCTTTAAGACAATACCTATTATAATAGGTTGGGATGAAATTAAATTGACAGGTTATATGTGAAAACCAGTATAGTGTAGGATAGTGTTTCTAAATTTCAGCTACTCATGTACTATCTTCACAATTGTTCATAGCTGTGTATTACCTATAATGttgtttgctttgtatttttctttaaatgagtctccttttaaaataatttgtaaacgccagtcagagtggccaaaatgaacaaatcaggagactgtagatgctggagaggatgtgaagaaacgggaaccctcttgcaccgttggtgggaatgcaatctggtgcagccactctggaaaacagtgtggaggttcctcaaaaaattaaacatagacctaccctatgacccccagcagtagtactgctaggaatttacccaagggatacaggactactgatgcataggggcgcttgtaccccaatgtttatagcagcactctcaacaatagccaaattatggaaagagcctaaatgtccatcaactgatgaatgggtaaagaaattgtggtttatatacacaatggagtactacgtggcaatgagaaagaatgaaatatggccctttgtagcaacatggatggaactggagagtgtgatgctaagtgaaataagccatacagagaaagacagataccatatggtttcactcttatgtggatcctgagaaacttaagagaaacccatgggggaggggaagggaaaaaaaaaagaggttagagtgggagagagccaaagcataagagactcttaaaaactgagaacaaactgagggtggatggggggtgggcgatgggtatcgaggagggcacctgttgggatgagcactgggtgttgtatggaaaccaatttgacaataaatttcgtatattgaaaaataaaataaaataatgtgtaaagAGTAGCTGTTACACGTGGTAAAGAAATGctgctttttataaataaaaggtatgtttcagcacacattaaatatattactGTTCATTGTTAATGTGAAAAATGCTAGCATACTTCTGAAAAGCCTCTCAAGTACTTGTAGTGTTGTGTGTATGCCACACTTTGCTAACCATTGATGGTGTTAGTCGCCATACACAGACTGACTTCAAATCCTTATTCTGGTTACGTGTGGCCAACGTAAAGCAACAGATCCTTCACTTGCAGTTGCTCAGCCAAAGGAAATGGTCGAGCTTTGCTGCCTTCGTCGTCGTGCGGAGCAACCAATGCCCATGGTGACTGCTACTGCAGAATGGTGTCCAGTAACTATCGGTCCTTATTTATTGttgttctcattattttaatcCTCAGATGTCCTTACTATCTGACGATAGTTCTCCTAAACAGGACACTTTACCCAAGGAAGATGGCTTAAAAAATGGTGACATAGATATAGACTTTAGTCAGCTGAAACTTGATGAAAAAGGTCAGTGTAAAGATGTAGTCCCGTGTCATTGCCAGAAAActcaataaagtttaaaatattcctAGTGCCCATtcattaaatcaaaataaatatttttaatttactgaatgTCATCAGTCTGATTATGAAAGTGAAATACATTCTTGTTACGTCTACTTAACATCTGTAAGGTTATTTAACGCCAAATAATCATACAGGCTTAATCTTCTGCTTCATGTTCTCCAATCTGAAAAGTCTTTCTTCTGTCCAATTTGCATCTATATAAGTCgtactttgtttttagttttgccCTCTATGGAAAAAGATTATAATCATTCCAAAGAGATcattaattcagtttttaatgaaatagaGCTGCAGTACTGTTTaatcccttttttaaatgtttgctattgttctgtgtataaaaatttaatttcacttaaagATCAGAAAAGTAAGGCCTTCAATAAAGTGGGAATCAGTGTTAATTGAAGGAAAAgtggcccctctcccccactcaagctttctctctctctttccctgtctaaaattaaaaaaaaaaaaaaaattttttttaaagggtgcctgggtggctcagtcagttgaatatctcactcttgattttggcttaggtcataatactagggtcgtgggatcgagccccacgtggggctccatgctgagcttggagcctgcttaagattctctttctccctctctccccggcTCATGCAGTCTCgctttctctgaaataaaaaagtaataaataaacacataaatactgGGAAGCAGATCACTCAGAACAGTACTTTTTATTCAGGGGCTACTGAAAAACCCTTCTCAAAGAATCGTTATGCTTGGTTTATACTTTGCTGATACTTATTTTTACCTAAAACTAATAATTGTCATCATGCTGATTCATTCTAAGAAGCTTAGAGCTTAGAAGCAGAGAGTTTAACATCATACATAATTCATAGCTACTTCTGATTAATTTCTCAGGCTGCAACAATTACCGAGAAGTAAGTGAAGACTGGTTTGATGCTAAAGAAAACCTGACAGGAGTTGACTTGTCAGGAATACAAGAAAATCAAATAGAGAAGGACAAAGGGGATCCAAAGTTTACACAAGGTTGGTTGTTAACGGTTTACTAAGAAATCCTGAATTACTGTAGCTCATCTTGTAGCCATCTTTTGTGTTATTCTGGGGactaaacttttaatattttattgttgtggctttcctttataaatataaaaaataagacattggACATTTGGAGGTCAATTTTTCTAGAAAGTAAATCCGTTTAAACTGTTCATTTCTCCTTCAGAAAACTGCTAAAAGCTTAAATCCCAGATTTGGTTCGCAGGTAGAGGTCCGCGTCCTCCCCCACCGCTCAAGGCCAACACCAGTGCTCTTTCAGGGTGCTCTTTTCCCTTGACCCTCAGCAGACGTTTTCTAGAAGGAGGGGTATGTGGTGGACAGAACCAGCTTCCCAGTTTGTGTCAGGCACCCAGTGCTGTCTCTCAAATGGGCATGAGAGATCAAAACTGTCTGCTTTCCCTCACTTTCATAGTTTATTTCGTTTcaagaatgttttcatctttagaTAGTCTTTAATTGCTTATAACAGTTGTAATTTCCTCTCGTGTCCGTGATCATTGCCATTCTGTCATTTCTAGATATATgctcccttcctttattttttgcctatatgttttcatggattttttcttttatttgacatAATGGCAATGGTTTTTAGGGGGGTCTTTTGGCTTGTATAAATAATgcttactaatatttttaaataaaatataaggaaattttACCTGAAGGTTCTCCAACCTGCATTAACCACTCTTAATATACTTTACCAtcaatttatgcatttctttatgcatatatgtaataCACATATACAGTTTAACATAAATGACATTATTTCATCTACTTTTATCGcaactaatttttttcctttccttgcgTTATTTTTGTCTACATCACTTGGCACGCACTGTGTACATAGCTTACTTGATCTGTGGACTGCCTTCCCACAGTAGCTCAGAGGGGTCGGATTTTTCTGTATTTCGTTCACTACCCATACCCAGTGCTACGTACAATGTTCTGCCCGTGGGGTGTTTAGTGGTCATGTTTGTATTGAACTAGTGAAAGGAGAGTCTCCGTTGGCTCACTGTAGCTCCTTGCTCCCTCACCCCAGTgtaaaaatatacagataattAGTTACACTATTTTCTCTACAACAGTACATTATAAACCAAGAGATGAAAGGAAGTAAGTTAATGAAGAAGGTTGAGTTATTATTGCCTAGAGATGAAGGATTCTGCCTGAATCCCAGCAGCACCACTTAATGAGATTTGTGACCTAAACTCCTAAGACCTTGGCATCCTTCTCTACAGAATGGAAACGATGgcagttgctgggtcatggggtgcCCTTGAGCATTACACGAGGTGACGCGTATGCAGTGCTGGGTATATTAGAGAGTGAGAAATGTGAGAAAGTCAAACTTAAAACTCTCCCACTATTATATacaaataggaaacaaattaaaGCTGCTCTAagaattcattcaacagatatctGTTGTCTACCACTGATGTGCCAGCTTATAGGTTTGGACAGTAAATTGAAAGAATCTCAGTTCAGTAAATCCTTCTTGATTTCAGACCAAGTTCTCTTCAAAATAGAGACCATGAAAATGCATTCTAAGAATTCTAAATTTtatcaaacaaaaaatacatcTGTAATCCTAATATTTGTGGTTCCCAAAAAGTGCTATGTAAATCAAGTTATTCgtacccccccctttttttcaatGTGCCGTTACCACTGCCACAGGctgatatttttctgattttgaaggTTTTGATGGTGGGATGCTTCCCCAGCAAAGGGATAAACATAAACCCTGGCCAGTGTTACCATGGGGGCAGCTAGGATCCTGTGTGCATCCAGCATCGTAGACAGCACTTCTCTGCACCAACGGCAAGGGAAAGACGCCTTTCTTGGTTATGTACTCGATTATCTGATTAGATGTTATTGACCCATTTTTGAGCTGCAAGAGGCTTAGTATCAACCGATCCAATCTCTGTGTTTTGAGGATGATGGGTTTAAGGCCCCCAAACCTTCAACCTGTACTCTAGGCTCTCGGTCTTCAGTCTAGTGCTGATATTTGGTAATAACTGCATACTAAGCTTTGTAATCATAAGAAAAAAGGTTTCAGGGTTCTTTTCAGATATCACAACAATAACGGTCATCTTCTGTTCTACATTGTTTCTCTacaagcagaaatgaaaaatactgaacCTTTACGAAAAGAGAAAGGTTATTTGATACATGTTGGTGGTCTCTGCCCTTCAGTCTCTGAGGTATGCCGGGGCTCATTTTTTGAGTTTCATTGTACAACCCATGAATTGTTCATATTTCGATTATTTTTCTCCCTACCTttcacaaacttttatttttcttttaggctGACTTAAGGTCTCATTTCCGGAAATACCAAGTTTCTGAAATTGCAATCTATGATTCAACTAATTACAGGTATGTTTCCCACATTCAGTAAATGTGCGCTTGCTGGGTGTCTGCCGTGTGCCAGAAGTTCTGTAGTGGACATCAGCCACAGCCCTGCTAAAATCCAGGGCCACTGCCACAGAGGTTTCCCAGCCTGGTAGAGGGAGTCAGTCACGTTAGCTACGTTAAACACATTAGCTAAAGTCACTAATTGGAGgcgtttggttttttttatatttatttttgagagggaggacgaacagaggatccgaaacaggatccatgctgacagcagagagcctgctgctgggctcgaactcatgaaccaaaccgtgagatcatgacgtgatctgaagtcagatgcttaactgactgagccccccaggtgccccaattggtgctgttcttttttttttttttttaagtatttatttatttgggcaggaaggggcagagagagtaggagagagaaaatcccaagcaggcttcatactgtcaacatggagcccagtgtgggtctcgaactcatgaaccatgagatcatgacctgagctgaagtcagttggtGCTGTTCTGAATCAAATCTTTCATTGTACCTTTTGATTTGCCACTAATTTAGCTAGACGGCTTATGGTTTGGGTTCCATTCCCAGGTGCATCAGTAGCTTGCTGAATAAATTTGGGCAAGTTACGTAACCTTTCTGTACCTCAGGctcccatctgtaaagtgaggataacAATAATACCTTGATAGCTGTGAAACTATAATTAAATAAGTAAAGCAATATGAGTAAAGCCTAGCATCCAATAGTGCTCAGAaaactgtacttttatttttttaattaccttttagttgaggcttttatattttttacatcgTCTGCATATAGTCATTTCCAGTATGTATCGTGCCACTTTCTGTTTTGTGATGATTGTAGGAACATTCAAAAGTATCAAATAGTAATGGTGATAATTTCATGGAAATGGCCTTAACTGTTTTATCACTAATGATGATAGCTTTCTATTTCAGATATAAAAGTCTTTACCAATTAAGAAAATATCCTGTCTATAGTTGGGgttgaaatttattaaaaatagttgttGAATTTTGTCTTAAATGGAGTCACTCAAGATCATGTGCTTGGTTAATTTGCCTATTGGTATGTTGTTAATACATTTCACTACATTAAATTAGTTTTGTAATCCTTGAAGTATCACttgatgtgaaatatttttttagtatttgttgcatctttttttaaaaaaaactttgttttttttattgcttgAAGCATTACACATTTTGTGTGGAAATTTAGAAGGCacaaccaaaaggaaaaatacaagagGTTATGAAAATATATTCGTAGTCCTGTCTTTTGAAAACAACTCCTTTTCAGATTTGGTGTATGTCCTTCTGTTGACACGCCTAGAGCCGGTGCTTACAGAAAGGTGACTCATTTTCAGACGGATGGTTAAAATTCTGGCTGgattttctgacttcttttttggCCCTTTTATTTTGTCCCTACCAAGGTCCTGAGGACATTCTCTTACATATTCtgccaaatgtttttaaaatttgccttcCACAGTTTAAGCCTTTGATCTACCTGGAGGTTATGTTTGTGTATAGAGATTAATTCTAATTTCTTTAGAATGGATAACCAGCTGTCCTAAAACAACTAATCTGTGTTGGTCTGTCAGATAGCAACTTTGCAAATGTTTCAcagtaaattttaatataaaatcaatagAGAATTCATAAGAAATGCTATCTTTTATTTCCCCTCTTTAATTTGTTTGATTCAGTTactctaaataaatattcttcctaATTCTAATCTAAGGTAAGTAgagtaacttttttatttttaagagcagctGTCTTGTAAAAGATACGTATTTGTCTTATCCAGTAGTTACAAAGTGAAGTTTGAGGCAATTTAAAGTCATTAACAACCTTTTGGTTTTCTGCTTTTATGTGTTAGGTATGCAtcccttgcttttaaaaaaagcattgatGCGAAGATGGCCGTGAAAGAAATGAATGGGatagaaataaatgggaaatctGTAAATGTGCGTCTTGTGAAAACTCCTGGAGAATATACATCATCTCTTTCCTACAAAAATGGAATGGAGAGAAGCACCAGCAAGGAAATTAGCTCAGCCTCCTCTGTTTCGAGATTGCCCAGAACTAGGCCAAGGCAGCTGGGATCTGAGCAAGACAGTGAGGTTAGTTTTCTTGATGGATCCCGTACATGGTCTCTGTATATGCCAGGCTGCAATAAGGAGCTTTGCAGAACAAGTAACTCTAGAATCAGGGATCTTGAAGTGGGGATgagaatgttggggcgcctgggtggcgcagtcggttaagcgtccgacttcagccaggtcacgatctcgcagtccgtgagttcgagccccgcgtcgggctctgggctgatggctcggagcctggagcctgtttctgattctgtgtctccctctctctctgcccctcccccgtccatgctctctctctgtcccaaaaataaataaacgttggaaaaaaaaaaaaaaaaagagaatgttaacCTGAACCTTGGACCCAGCCTAACCTGTTCTTTGTGCCAGTCCGGTAGCTCTGGGCGGTGGAGGGGGAATGTAGATCTTTGTAGACCTGGCTAGAGACCCATTTCTCTTTACCATTAATTAGGCTCTTCACCAGTGCTTGCCagtatttttttgtctcttattttgc is a genomic window containing:
- the RBM44 gene encoding RNA-binding protein 44 isoform X2; protein product: MQAAAAKQIAPGKAYRSNGGNVRKDEPSNPKKANVFFSSNGCNEARSAFLDDDRDSLAPDQRADDTEVRSTDTVDFLEPSCPGSLDASRERTHSQSSEFEDSADCAFLNETYSIHFSESERKNESLIHLTSELDSEMQNTEGVCFDILEHQGVKIIGLERTCKISDDDYKETAKDEQKHEIDEDSQQEYHSAEEQEHISAHVSFDQTKTLNTPDLEVVGLRNSGYEAECASHLDGNRVELASDSSIFLDSVDVYEQEDAPRGSKFQNSVVLRDYHEPKHDMCKEQETSLMYHTVFDEIVLGSSPLENRESQSKSSFSNPQKALRATTYTGKMKCQIIESKDFCGNEIVENQKLHHLGNPSTLQQDRALQVLLQPGQDCQTPWTSAVDDSVISPCGYSHHRSLQNTPNPALDVSVTTPRITARDHEAVDEISLKAADDSTTNNSCFPSIEGTRPELVMDAASDRVTVHQTVDVCADFRACFTTSRATSARPSVVSASSNTDITMMNKRRPGEWQGERHRSVACNTDGPHSQDHEDTPVMMSRGPLGNSLSVDSSEPNGNLLNKDSLELSETSAIIDLKKHPERESPPWEEAGRGLASRCCEDARRRAARAELHLLHLHYQMCQRHCRDIYKLVARNREGSSSFSGGDSELDNQNTCDVDVPSRLKMTPSQMSLLSDDSSPKQDTLPKEDGLKNGDIDIDFSQLKLDEKGCNNYREVSEDWFDAKENLTGVDLSGIQENQIEKDKGDPKFTQEMKNTEPLRKEKGYLIHVGGLCPSVSEADLRSHFRKYQVSEIAIYDSTNYRYASLAFKKSIDAKMAVKEMNGIEINGKSVNVRLVKTPGEYTSSLSYKNGMERSTSKEISSASSVSRLPRTRPRQLGSEQDSEGVKKNCKQIESPKLLPDTPIRFIPPNTLNLRSFTKIMKRLAELHPEVSRDHIIDALQEVRVNHKGFLNGLSINTIVEMTSSVLKNSDSS
- the RBM44 gene encoding RNA-binding protein 44 isoform X1; its protein translation is MQAAAAKQIAPGKAYRSNGGNVRKDEPSNPKKANVFFSSNGCNEARSAFLDDDRDSLAPDQRADDTEVRSTDTVDFLEPSCPGSLDASRERTHSQSSEFEDSADCAFLNETYSIHFSESERKNESLIHLTSELDSEMQNTEGVCFDILEHQGVKIIGLERTCKISDDDYKETAKDEQKHEIDEDSQQEYHSAEEQEHISAHVSFDQTKTLNTPDLEVVGLRNSGYEAECASHLDGNRVELASDSSIFLDSVDVYEQEDAPRGSKFQNSVVLRDYHEPKHDMCKEQETSLMYHTVFDEIVLGSSPLENRESQSKSSFSNPQKALRATTYTGKMKCQIIESKDFCGNEIVENQKLHHLGNPSTLQQDRALQVLLQPGQDCQTPWTSAVDDSVISPCGYSHHRSLQNTPNPALDVSVTTPRITARDHEAVDEISLKAADDSTTNNSCFPSIEGTRPELVMDAASDRVTVHQTVDVCADFRACFTTSRATSARPSVVSASSNTDITMMNKRRPGEWQGERHRSVACNTDGPHSQDHEDTPVMMSRGPLGNSLSVDSSEPNGNLLNKDSLELSETSAIIDLKKHPERESPPWEEAGRGLASRCCEDARRRAARAELHLLHLHYQMCQRHCRDIYKLVARNREGSSRNLWSNCAKKQLGSALLSVWGDLKVRYESLKDRIHKGRPLEELPPLSVESKLLSTFSTLAFTLMKEESHVFSGGDSELDNQNTCDVDVPSRLKMTPSQMSLLSDDSSPKQDTLPKEDGLKNGDIDIDFSQLKLDEKGCNNYREVSEDWFDAKENLTGVDLSGIQENQIEKDKGDPKFTQEMKNTEPLRKEKGYLIHVGGLCPSVSEADLRSHFRKYQVSEIAIYDSTNYRYASLAFKKSIDAKMAVKEMNGIEINGKSVNVRLVKTPGEYTSSLSYKNGMERSTSKEISSASSVSRLPRTRPRQLGSEQDSEGVKKNCKQIESPKLLPDTPIRFIPPNTLNLRSFTKIMKRLAELHPEVSRDHIIDALQEVRVNHKGFLNGLSINTIVEMTSSVLKNSDSS